In the genome of Macrobrachium rosenbergii isolate ZJJX-2024 chromosome 53, ASM4041242v1, whole genome shotgun sequence, the window atgtcaaagaagtttttctgtcTTAGGTAGTCTCAaaagacacatgagaactcatacaggagagaaaccattcacttgctcaGTATGTCAAAGTAGTTTTTACTCATTCTGAAAGTCTCAAAAACACATTAGAagtcatacaggagagaaaccattcacttgctctgtatgtcagaGAGATTATCTTAGTTTAAGTCATCTCAAaaagacacatgagaactcatacaggagagaaaccattcacttgctcaGTATGTCAAAGTAGTTTTACTCATTCTGAAAGTCTCAAAATACACATTAGAagtcatacaggagagaaaccattcacttgctctgtatgtcagaGAGGTTATCTTAGTTTAAGTCATCTCAaaagacacatgagaactcatacaggagagaaaccgtATAGTTGCTCTATATGCCAAAGACACTTTTCTCGTCAAagtcatctcaaaacacacatgagaactcattcaggagagaaaccatatacttgctctatatgtcagAGAAGTTTTTCTCGTCAAAGTCATCTCAAAAGACACGTgaaaactcatacaggagagaaaccattcacttgctcaGTATGTCAAAGTAGTTTTACTCATTCTGAAAGTCTCAAAATGCACATCAGAAaccatacaggagagaaaccattcacttgctctgtatgtcaaagaagttatCTTAGTTTAAGTCACCTCAaaagacacatgagaactcatacaggagagaaaccatatacttgctctgtatgtcaaagaaatttttcttgtcaaagtcatctcaaaacacacatgaaaattcaTACAGGATAGAAATCAttcacttgctctgtatgtcaaagaaatttttctcttcaaagtcatctcaaaacacacatgaaaattcaTACAGGATAGAAATCAttcacttgctctgtatgtcaaagaagtttttctggtTCAAGTTATCTCAAAACACGAAATTCATACTAGATGGAAACTGTATTCTTGATCTTTGTTCAGGTAGTGTTTCTAATTCTGAAATTCTCAAACTACACAGTGCAAATCATTGCAGAGAGAGGACATTCTCCAGTCCTAATATCAAAAATGTTAgacaatttcaaatattttgagattactcagaaaaatgcataatatttaATGGGCAATTAAATGTACTGAATGCCAAAAAGGTTTCTGGTATTCTTCTGCCCTCAAAACCATTACGAGAACCCATATTGGAGAGAAGCCATTAACGTCTCATAAATGCCAGAGGAGATATTTTGAATCAAGGTGTCTCAAAAGGGTGTGAAACTCATACTAGAAAGAagtcatgtactgtatacatttttagtttttcttttgtttacactTGTACTCAATGAACACTGTTCAGTACTAGGTTAAGAAATTTTCTGGTGTCTACTTCACTTTTCATGTTCACATGTACTTTTTGTATGATTTCTAAATTAAGAATTAGTTTTGTCATTGGTTGACATGAATATTTCGTACTTTTGTTATTTAGCATTATGCTAAATGAAGTTGTAAGcttgaatatttcagtgaaatgtcatgcagttttatttaattacttttcgcTATGTTCTTGGTTTTAATATTGTACAAAGAATGTGATGAAGCATAAGTAAATCCTAATGCTTTGTATTAGCCCACTGGACACAATGGACTGACTAAactattgtattattataatCTGTTAtaagctaaccagtcagaagtgttgagaCAGGAATTTCCTTGTAAATGATGaaagtactgtattactgtattctgATTTAAGCTAACCAGTCTGACATGTTGAGACAGGACTAGTTTGGTAAatgattaaagtaatttattttttttaagctgttatTATGTAATCTGTTTCTAATtgtaaccatttttttaatatttttactactgTTCTCAATATTAGTAcagtactgtcattaccattcttataattactatttttgctGCCACCTTCAGTAACTgcgtggatattgccaattatcatttttataattttatttcatgtatctgGATTGTGTATATTGTACAGTATCCACTTTGTATATCCCATGTATATGGCACTGAGccaaaataaatatcttattacagtattaattattattactatcattatttatttatttatttattttggtttatcacagtcatcctattcgactgggtggtttttatagtgtggggttccgggttgcatcctgcctccttaggagtccatcacttttctcactatgtgctctgtttctagtagcacacttttctgcatgagtcctggagctacttcggcaaataatttttccagaatccttttcagggatcttgggactgtgcctagtgttcctatgattatgggtacagtttctaCTGACATGTTCCATATCCTTCttgtttcgattttcaggtcttgatagttatcaattttttctctttctttctcatctactctggtgtcccatggttttgcgacatcaatgagtgatactttctttttgattttgtcagtcaacatcacgtctggtcttttggcacatatcaccctatgtgttctgataccatagtcccagaggatctttgcctgattgttttctatcactccctcaggttggtgtttgtaccacttattactgcaagctagctggtgtttcttgcacagactcCAGTGGAGGGCGTTTGCTACTggatcatgcctctttttgtactggttctgtgcaagcgccggacattcgcttgctatgtagTTTAtgatctcgtctttcatattgcacttcctgcatatgggtgagatgttatttccatctattgttctttggacctATCTGTTTCTTAGGACCTGAtattgtgctgctgttagcattccttctgtttccttcttgagttcttccctctgtagccattgccatgtttcattgcttgCCAGTCCTTTTGTCGGTCTCGtgctgtccgtgcattggtttgttgcgccattcctctgttctgtttttcattctcctgtctgtatatttctgggccttcgtctacttttatcagtccttcttcccatgcactccttagccactcgtcttcactggttttcagatattgccccattgctctgctcttgatgttgacaTAGTCCTCTATGCTttgtagccctctccccccttcctttcatgttacgtatagtctgtctgtatttgctctttgctgattgtgtccttcatctcttgttttatatcctttcctattattcccaggtatttttaTCTTGTCTCATCTATGTATTTGGtgctattcctgtctggtagctttatcccttcagtcctcgttactttgcctttttgtacaTTGACCAAGGCACAGTTttttattccaaactccatcctgatgtccccagatgcAATTCttgcagtctggattagggtatctgtttccttgatgctcttaccatacagcttggtGTCCTCCATGAATATCAAATGGttaattctgtattattattattattattattattattattattattattattattattattatacataatatatagatgAACTGTTTGCTCGGATCACCATTCCAGTAAGAATTACACAAAGTTTATCCTTTAAAAGGGAAGAATTCTGCAATTATATGCATTAATCAAAAACTTTTGATTTACTGTAATGCACAAATCAATGAATGATAACTGCATCAAAAGATATAACATCAGGGATGGCCCGACTGTGGGGAAGGATGGGGGCCGGTTACCCCCTCAATGTTGATTTTGAGTTGGTCAAAAATAGACAGCATTTGTTGTTTAAATACACacctgtatagtgtgtgtgtgtatatatgagtgtgtgaaTTGAAGAGTGTACCAAAAGAGCAAACTGCCCAAAAGACTAGATGACAGTCCTGATTCGAGTGCTGAGTTCAATTTGTTATCATATtacagaaaggaaatgaatggagTGTTAGATATGATGATAAGCGTGTTagcttcaaaatatgaaaatttcaggTCCTCATTCAGATCTTTTTCAGAAGTTCCCAATCCTAATGTAACTGTCAGTGACAAAGAAAGCTTTTACAGAAGCCTTAAAAATTTGGTCGGAATCGTACCCCTGTGAATTAGGCGACACCAAATCATTGTCTGTTGAATTAGAAGTTTTCAGGACTTATTTTTCTGAGTATGTGGAGCAGCATCCTGAAGTAGATCAGAAAACCATCTGTACAGATTTTTGCATTAAGAGCTCATAAAGAACATAATTTATTTCTCTATCTGTCAaaagttttcaaattgtttttgaCTGTACCACCTTCAGTAGTGTAAAGTGAACGGTCATTTAGCAGGCTGAAGCTATTAAAAACTTATTTGAGAAACCGAACAAAAGGAAAACGTTTACATTGTCTGATGCTGCTAGTTTGTGAAAGTGATTTAACTGATCACTTAGATCTTCAAACGGTTGCCGCAGATGAATGGAAGGCAAGGAAAACTATATAGgagaataaacatttaaaactgcACTCTCATTATGAAAATTGTATAGAAAATTTCACTCTAATGAATCCCcatattgtttattcattcatcac includes:
- the LOC136834149 gene encoding gastrula zinc finger protein XlCGF57.1-like, which codes for MRTHTGEKPFTCSVCQSSFTHSESLKIHIRSHTGEKPFTCSVCQRGYLSLSHLKRHMRTHTGEKPYSCSICQRHFSRQSHLKTHMRTHSGEKPYTCSICQRSFSRQSHLKRHVKTHTGEKPFTCSVCQSSFTHSESLKMHIRNHTGEKPFTCSVCQRSYLSLSHLKRHMRTHTGEKPYTCSVCQRNFSCQSHLKTHMKIHTG